A window of Ananas comosus cultivar F153 linkage group 4, ASM154086v1, whole genome shotgun sequence contains these coding sequences:
- the LOC109708954 gene encoding multiple organellar RNA editing factor 3, mitochondrial → MAAATRRALSSLISRTLASSSSPIRSPFSSSHLLPLRLSAAAAAAAADRLSLAAAPWAVPARTKTTSGSGYSPLNDPSPNWSNRPPKETILLDGCDYEHWLIVMEFPQDSKPSEEEMVAAYVKTLAAVVGSEEEAKKKIYSVCTTTYTGFGALISEELSYKVKGLPGVLWVLPDSYLDVPNKDYGGDLFIDGKVIHRPQFRFNERQTTRNRPRPRHDRRRETMQVERREPMQRGSWAQEQRAPDSQQGYQSGPPREGK, encoded by the exons ATGGCGGCGGCGACACGACGCGccctctcctccctcatctCCCGAACCctagcctcctcctcctcacccaTTCGCTcccctttctcctcctctcacctcctccctctccgcctctccgccgcagccgccgcggccgctgccgaTCGCCTCTCCCTTGCCGCCGCACCATGGGCCGTCCCAGCTCGGACGAAGACGACCTCGGGATCGGGATACTCTCCGCTCAACGATCCTTCTCCTAACTGGAGCAATCGCCCCCCGAAGGAGACGATCCTCCTCGACGGGTGCGATTACGAGCACTGGCTCATCGTCATGGAGTTCCCGCAAGACTCTAAACCCTCGGAGGAGGAGATGGTCGCCGCCTATGTCAAAACCCTAGCTGCAGTTGTTGGGAG TGAGGAGGaggcgaagaagaagatatACTCAGTGTGCACGACGACGTACACGGGCTTCGGCGCGCTGATCTCGGAAGAGCTCTCGTACAAAGTTAAAG GACTCCCTGGTGTACTGTGGGTGTTGCCTGATTCTTACTTAGATGTTCCCAACAAAGACTATGGAG GAGATCTTTTCATTGATGGAAAGGTTATCCATAGACCACAGTTTCGGTTCAATGAGAGGCAGACAACAAGGAATAGGCCTCGCCCTCGGCATGACAGGCGGCGTGAAACCATGCAAGTTGAGAGGAGAGAACCAATGCAGAGAGGTTCATGGGCTCAAGAGCAGAGAGCTCCAGATTCGCAGCAAGGGTATCAAAGTGGACCACCAAGAGAAGGGAAATAA